Genomic DNA from Chitinivorax sp. PXF-14:
CTCGTTGGCATGCAAGAGCCACAGGAAGCTCAGCAGCGCAGCGACGAACAGCAACACCGAGACACTGGGCATGAGCCAGAGCCAGCGGTTGCGTTGCGGCAGGGACAGGCGGCGCGCTTTCATCGAGTCAGTCAGGGGAGCCGGTTGCGGGATTCAACCCCGATTGTACCGCGCAACCAATATTGGAATTCCCCTACATGAAGCAAGCCGCCGCAGGCGACGCCGTGCCCCGGCTGGCTCGCCGCCGTGGCACCCACCATCCCGCCTGTCGGGGCTATCCGCCAAGCAGGCCGGATTTCAGCACGTTCAGGCCCTGGTCAAGCAAGCCGCCCTGCTCGATGCTGCCGTTCGGCGTGAGCTTGTCGACCACCTGTGGTAATAGCTGCGCCAGATGCCCGCCCACCTCGTCTGGCGACACGCCGAGCTTGCCGGCGATGTCCGCCAGCGGCCCGCTGCCGAGCACCTGCTGTAACTGGTCGGCCGAGATCGGCTGGTTCGCGCCCGTCCCCACCCAGGACGCGACGACATCACCAAGCCCACCCTGCTGAAATTTTTCCACCAGGCCAGACAGGCCACCTTGCTGGTTGATCAGCTGGCTCACCGAACCCAGCAGGCCATCCTGCTGCGCCCCCTGGCCCAACAAGCCACCCGCGATTTGATCGAGCAATCCCATGTCGGTCTCTCCATACCGTATCGATGCGCTTTATATATAGCGGACTTTCCGTCTGCGGACAGAGTTGGGCAGATTTCCTATACTGCATATGTTCAAGCCAAGATCACCCGGACCCCGCATGCTCAAGAAAATCCACGTCAGCCAACTCAAGCTTGGCATGTACATCCATGACCTGAATTGCGACTGGTTCACCCATCCCTTCGTGGTCAGCCGTTTCAAGCTCAGCACGGACGAAGAAATCGAGCGCATCGTCAAGGCGGGCATCCACGAGCTGTCCATCGATACCTCCAAGGGGCTGGACGTCGCCGACGCGCCAACGCAGGAAGAAGCGGATGCCGCCGTCGAGGCCGAGATGATCGCCGTGGCCGCCAGCATGAACAGCGCGCCGCTGCGCCTATCGCTGGCGGAAGAACTGGCGCGGGCGCAACAGGTCAAGAACCAGGCCCACAAGCTGGTACGCAACGTGATGCAGGACGCACGCCTGGGCAAGGCCATCGAGCTCGATCAGGTCGAGCCGGTGGTGGAACAGATCACCGAGTCGATCCTGCGCAACGCCGGCGCGCTGATCGGCCTGATGCAGATCAAGAGCAAGGACGACTACACCTTCCTGCATTCGGTCAGTGTGTGCACGCTGATGGTGGCATTCTGCCGCTCGCTCGATCTCGATGCCGAAACCACGCGCCAGGCAGGCCTCGGCGGGCTGCTGCACGATACCGGCAAGGCGCTGGTGCCCGACGCGGTGCTGAACAAGCCCGGCCGCCTGACCGAGGAAGAGTTTGCGATCATCCAGCGCCACCCCAAGGATGGCTACGACATCCTGCTCAAGACGCCGCAGATCGGTCCGATCCCGCTCGATATCACGCTGCACCACCATGAGCGCATGGATGGCAGCGGCTATCCGGACAAGATGCCGGGCGACCAGATCAACACACTGGTGCAGATGTCCTCGATCGTCGATGTCTACGACGCGATCACGGCCGACCGCTGCTACCACAAGGGCATGCCCGCCACCGACGCGCTGCGCAAGCTCTTCGAATGGAGCAAGCACCACTTCAACCCCAACCTGGTGCAGGCCTTCATGCGCTGCGTCGGCATCTACCCGGTCGGCACCCTGGTCAGGCTGGAGAGCGGCAAGCTGGGTGTGGTGACCGAGCAGAACGAAAGCAATCTGCTGTCGCCCAAGGTCAAGGCATTCTTCAGCACCAAGTCGAACGTCTACATCAAGCCGGTCGAGATCGACCTCGCCAAGCCCATGGGCAAGGGTGGCGCAGACAAGATCGTGAGCCACGAGAGCCCCACAAAATGGGGCCTCGACCCCATGCGATTTCTCGCTGCAACCTAGTCCTGGCGCGGGGTCTCGGCCTCCGCCGAGCACACCCGCCGTAATCGTCAAATGCCCCGTAGCGGGGCATTTTTTTGCCATTGCCCACGATTGGTGCAAATACTCGAAATCCTGGCGGAAAACCCCGAATCGCCGCCGGTTATGGCCGGAATACCTTGTCAGTACTTATCGTTAGATGTTACCGAGATGTAAATTATGCCAACATGTTGTGCTGGCGCCACTTGCTCCACGCTATATATTCAACGCCCAAAAAAATATAATTTGGTTTTACCTGCTGTAGGTGGAATTACCTATACATCATATAGTTGACCTAACACGCAAGGCTAATGGCATAATTCGGTCGGGAGTCTTAAATCTGGATCGAGAAAGGAAAACTCATGAAGTTCTCGCGTAAATTGATGGGCGCAGCTGTCGCTGCCGGCTTGGCCTTCGCCGCCGCTGGCGCGCAAGCCGCTGTCGACCACACCTTCAGCGTCGGCTCGCTGCCCTACAGCCAAGCCGTTACCTACACCAACAGCACCACGTTCTTCGACGACGTATTCAACTTCTCGCTGAGCCACGGCAGCGATGTGAACGTCGGCTTCGGCGAAATCACGTCGAGCGCGTTCCCCAACCTGTTCAAGCTGTCCATCCTGGACGCTGACGTTTACCAAAAAGTCGGCAACAGCTACTCGCTGGTATACGACGGTATCGCTCAAGCCGGTTCGCAAGAGCTGTTCAGCTCGTTCAACACCGGCCTGCTCGGCGCTGGCAACTACATCCTGAAGGTCAGCGGCGCCGTTTCCGGCATCGCTGGCGGTGGCTATGTTGCGCAAATCGCTGCTGTACCGGAACCTTCCGAGTACCTGATGATGCTGGCTGGCCTGGGCATCGTTGGCTACGCAGTTCGCCGCAAGCGCGCTGTCTAAGCAGTAAACGCTCCTGCAGAAACGGGCACCGATGGTGCCCGTTTTTGTTTGGCAAGATGCAGCCGGTGGCCCGGCTGCCATGCGTCGTCACTGCCGCAGCGTGAAATCGGCCCGGCTGGCCGGCCCGCTGCCGTCCTTGTCCTTGCCGTCGAGGTGGGGCGCGATCAGGAACACCCTGTCCTCGCCAAGCCTGGCGGACTTCAGCAGATAATCCTTCACCAGCTGCGCGCGGCGATTGGCGAGCAGGCGCAGGTCTTCGGCGGTCAGTGAGAGATTCGCCAGCATCAGCTTCTCCATCTCCGCCACCGGCAGATCTTTCGGCAGGCCGATCAGGTTACGCGGCTTGGGGAAGCTCTCCTGCTTGTAGGCGGCCTTCAGGTAGACGGGGTACTCGGCCTCGCTCACCGTCAAGGTCGCCTCGTCCGCGGCCTGCCCGTCGGCCAGCCTGGCCTTGAGCTTCTGCGCCCTGACCATCTCCTGCAGCTTGGCGCGCCGCAGCCCAACCAGGTCGTTGTCGGCATCGACGCGCCCGGCAACATCCATGCGGATCGCGGGCTTGTCCGTCATCGCCTGGCCCAGCTTGTCGAGCTTGTCACGCGCGGCCGGTGACAGCTCGGCCAACCCCGGCTGGAACTCGACGAAAGCCATGTCCTCGCCACCGCCGAAGGCGCTGCCCAGCAGGCTGAATGGCGATGTCACAGCCTTCTCGAACAGGTTCTTGATCACCTGCCAGATGATGCCGCCGACACTGAACTGCGGATCGTTCAGCGTACCGCTGATCGGCAGGCGCACATTGATCTGGCCCTTGCGGTCGGTCAGCAGCGCCACGGCGAGCTTCACCGGCAGCGAGACGGCCTCGGGGCTGTCGATCTTGTCGCCGAACGCGAGCTGGTCGAGAAACAACGCATTCTCGGCCTTCAATTCACCGTTCTCCACGTGGTAGCTCACGTCCATCGTCAGCTTGCCGCGCTCGATCGCGTAACCCACATACTTGCCCGAATACGGCGAAGTGGTGGGCATCTCGAAGCCCTTCACGCCGCCCTTGATGTCGAGAAACAGGTCCTTCGCGAGCGGGTTGAGGCTACCCTTGATCTCGACCGGCGCGTGATTGTCGACGCTGCCCGCGAGCGCCAGCGTGGCGCGTGTCGCGGCGTTGGACGACAGGCCGCTGACGGTGCCGCCGATCTGCGTCAGGTTGGCCGAGTAGTTGGGCTTGATGAAGTAGTCGCTGAACTGGATGTTGCCGCCCGCCAGTGTCACCTTGGCCACCGAGATCGGCGGCAGCTCGGCCTTTGCCGTGGCCACCGGCGCCGTTGCCTGGGCTGTTGCGGCTGCCGCGGCCGGCTCGGCGGGGGCTGCGTCGGCAGCTCGCGGCTCGGTGGTCGATACCGCACCGCCCTCGTGCACCACGATATCCTGCAGATTGAGGCGACCGTTGGCATTGACGATCAGCCGCGAGAAGAAGTCGCTGAGCGCGACCTCGCCGACATCGAGCTTCAGCGGCTGGCTTTGCGCGCG
This window encodes:
- a CDS encoding YidB family protein, coding for MRYGETDMGLLDQIAGGLLGQGAQQDGLLGSVSQLINQQGGLSGLVEKFQQGGLGDVVASWVGTGANQPISADQLQQVLGSGPLADIAGKLGVSPDEVGGHLAQLLPQVVDKLTPNGSIEQGGLLDQGLNVLKSGLLGG
- a CDS encoding HD-GYP domain-containing protein, with product MLKKIHVSQLKLGMYIHDLNCDWFTHPFVVSRFKLSTDEEIERIVKAGIHELSIDTSKGLDVADAPTQEEADAAVEAEMIAVAASMNSAPLRLSLAEELARAQQVKNQAHKLVRNVMQDARLGKAIELDQVEPVVEQITESILRNAGALIGLMQIKSKDDYTFLHSVSVCTLMVAFCRSLDLDAETTRQAGLGGLLHDTGKALVPDAVLNKPGRLTEEEFAIIQRHPKDGYDILLKTPQIGPIPLDITLHHHERMDGSGYPDKMPGDQINTLVQMSSIVDVYDAITADRCYHKGMPATDALRKLFEWSKHHFNPNLVQAFMRCVGIYPVGTLVRLESGKLGVVTEQNESNLLSPKVKAFFSTKSNVYIKPVEIDLAKPMGKGGADKIVSHESPTKWGLDPMRFLAAT
- a CDS encoding FxDxF family PEP-CTERM protein — its product is MKFSRKLMGAAVAAGLAFAAAGAQAAVDHTFSVGSLPYSQAVTYTNSTTFFDDVFNFSLSHGSDVNVGFGEITSSAFPNLFKLSILDADVYQKVGNSYSLVYDGIAQAGSQELFSSFNTGLLGAGNYILKVSGAVSGIAGGGYVAQIAAVPEPSEYLMMLAGLGIVGYAVRRKRAV